The DNA sequence TCGCCGCGGCAGCCGCGGACGGGCGTCTCTGGGAGCTGTGGTACACGGCCGTGCCGCTGCCGCAGGACATGGGGCCGTACATCGATGCCGCGCTGCAGGCGCAGGCCGAGGGGCGCATGATCGCGTGGGTCGTACGCGACGCGATCACGGGCACGGTGATCGGCGCCACCCGCTACCACGACATCGTCCCGGCGCTGGATCGGGTGGAGATCGGCTACACGTGGTACGCGCAGAGCCGGCAGCGAAGCGGTGTCAACACCACCTGCAAGCTGCTGCTGCTGACCCATGCCTTCGAGACGCTCGGGTGCAAGGTGGTCGGGCTGCGAACCGACGGATTCAACTTTCGATCGCAGCGCGCGATCGAAGCGCTCGGGGCGAAGAAGGACGGCGTGATCCGCCACTTCGGCATCCGCAAGGACGGCTCGGCGCGGGATTCGGTGATGTACAGCATCCTCGCCACGGAATGGCCGGACGTGCGCCGTCACCTGGAGCTGCGGCTGGCACGGCACAGCGGGTAGCACCGGTAACCGGTTACCGGTTACCGGTTACCGGTTACCGGTTCTCAGCGCGCGTGCAGGACGCTCAAGATATTCGAGAAGTCGTCGGTCCAGAGCGGCGTGCCCGGCCTGGGGGTGAGCGGCGACCAGCGCGGGTCGGCGGCGAGCGGCGCCAGGTCCGCGGGGTTGCGGGCCATCACGATCCAGTGCGAGTCGCTCTTGCCCTCGGGCTTGCGGGCGCCGCCGCGATCGATCTGCTGCAGCGCCGTGAGTCCGTGGCTCTCGGCGAGCCGGGCGACGATCGGGCCGAGCGTCAGATGACGGTTGGAGATGTGCATCACCAGCAGCCCGTCGGGGACGAGCCGCGAGAGATACAGCGCCACCGCCTCGCGCGTCATCAGATGGATCGGGATCGAATCGGAGCTGAACGCGTCGAGCACCAGCACGTCGTAGCTGCGCTCCGGCACCCGGTTCAGCGAGATGCGGGCATCCCCGATCACGACGGGGCAGCGCGCGCCGCAGGCCTCCAGGAACGTGAACTGCTCGCGGGTCCGGGCGATGCGCTCGATCGCCGGGTCGATCTCGAAGAACGTCCAGCGCTGCGCCGGTGTCGCGTAGCTGGCGAGCGTGCCGACGCCCAGGCCGACGACGGCGACGTCGCGCGCGCGCGCGGCGCGCGGCAGCGCCGCCCAGGCCTGGCCGAACGGGCCGGTGCGATGGAAGTAGGTCAGCGCCTCGTTGCGCCGCTCCGGCGCCAGCGCCTGCAGCCCGTGCAGCGTCGTTCCGTGGGCGAGCGCATGATAGCGCCCCTGCAGATCCTCGCTGACGCGATACACGCCGAAGAACGTCCGGGTCGCATAGAGCACGCGCTCGCCGGCGTTGTCGAAGGCGAGGCTCGCGGCCATCAGCGCCGCGACGCACCAGCCGAAGCGGTGCGCCTCGCGCCGCTGCGCAAACGTCAGGATGGCGGGGAGTGACAGCGCCGCGAGCTGCACCGCGAGCGGCGCCCCCTTCGACGCGCCGACGATCAGAATCCCCGCCGTCAGGCCTCCCACGGCCAGCGGCAGCACGACGTCGGCGGCGCTGCCTTTCCACGCGGCGGCCTCTCGAGTCCTGAACAGCAGGCACGCCGCGGCGACGACGAGCGGGTACTCGACGATGCTGTTGAAGAGCACCGGGGCGGCGAGGGTGTTGAACAGCCCGCCGAGCATGCCGCCGAACGAGATCCAGAAATAGAACTCGGTCAGCCGCGACGCCTCCGGACGATCCTTGGCGAGGCTCGCATGGCAGCTCAGCGCGATGGCGGCGAACGCGCCCAGGTGGATCAGCAGGATCGCCGTCAGCGGCGCGCGCAGCTTGGCGATCATGACGAGCGCGAGCGGCACGACGAGCAGCGGCACGGCCCGGGCGGCAATCGCGTCCGCCGCGGCGCCGCGCTTGCCGAACGCGAGCGAGAACGTCAGCAGGTAGAGCGACAGCGGCACGATCCACAGCAGCGGCACCGCCGCGATGTCGGTCGAGACGTAGCTCGTCACCGCGAGCATCAGGCTCGACGGCACGAACGCGAGCGCCATCCAGCGCGCTCGCCGCGGCCACGACAAGGGCGGTGCAGCCCGGACGGGTTCCTCCACGCGCTGCGCGATCGCGTGCGGCGCCATCCGCCACCAGGCGACGGCGCCGCAGCCGGCGGCGAGGGCGACGAACCCGGCGTAGCCGAACGCCCACAACCGTGCCTGCGCGTGCAGCGTCAGCACCGGCTCGACCACGGTCGGATACGACGCCAGCGCGAGCAGGCAGCCGAGATTGCTCGCCGAGTACAGGAAATAGGGATCGCGCGCCGACGGGTGATCGGTGCGCGAGAGCCAGTGCTGGAAGACGGACGCGCTCGTCGACAGCACGAAGAACGGCAATCCGATCGTCGCCGAGAGGAGAAGCAGCAGCCAGGCGAGCGGATTGCCGTCCGGCGGCGCCGACGTGCCGCTCCCGATGGCGAAGGGCAGCACCGCGGCCGGCACGAGCAGCAGCACGCCGTGCACCAGCACGTGGCGCCTGAGCGGCACCCAGCGCGACGTGCCGAACGCGTAGCCGTAGCCGGCCAGCATCACGATCTGAAAGAAGACGACGCAGCCGTTCCACACCATCGGCACGCCGCCGAGGATCGGCAGGACCATGCGCGCCGCCATCGGCTCGACCATGAACAGGAGAAAGCCGCTCAGGAACATCGCGGCGGCGAAGATGGGAACGACGAGCGTACCGGCGGCCGCGACGTGGCGCGCCTGCGGCGCGGCGGCGGCGTGCGCGCGCCCGGGAAGAGCCTGCTCCATCATGAAGTCAGGCCTCCCGGGCTGCAAAGGGAATGCCCCGGGAATGGGCGGAAAAGGCCCGTATTTGCCGGCGAATCGCTTACAAATCCGTCAGCCGATCACCAAATCACCGGATCGCCCCGCTCAGCGACCCAGCTTCTTCCAGTTCGCGAGGCAGCGCTGCACCATCGGCAGTTCGCCGTCCTGCTGCGCACCGGTTTCCTGTTCGATCAGGTAGTACTCGACGCCGCCCGTCTTCTCGAGCGCGTCGAGCAGCGGTTTCCACGGGGCGGTCCCTTCGCCGAAGGCGACGTTGTAACCGCGATCGGGCGCCCAGTCCTTGCAGTGCGCGCTCTTGATCCGTCCGGGGTGCGCGTTGATCCAGGCGATCGGGTCGGCGCCCGCTTCGAGGCACGTCCCGACGTCGAACTGCAGCACGACGTCGCCGGGTGTGTTCGCCGCGAGGATGTCCATCGGCCGCTGTCCGTCCACCGGCTTCCACTCGATCGCATGGTTGTGGAACCCGGTCGCCATCCCGGCCGCCTTGAGCTGCGCCGAGGCCTGCGAGAGCTGCCCGGCGAATGCCTTCCACTCGTCCGCGGTCTTGGCCGGCGAGCTGGCGATGATGATGTACTTGCTGCCGATGATCTGGTTCAGCTCGATCGCTTTCTGCAGGCCGTCGGCGGTCAGCGACTGGACGCCGTTGTGCGTCGACGGGCATTTCAGACCGTTGTCGTCGAGGACCTTGCGGACCTCTTTCGCCCGATCCGGCGTCCACTGCATGTAGGGCGCGTAGAACTCGACGACCTGATAGCCCATCTTGCCGACGGCCGCCACCGTGCCGAGCAGATCTTTCGCCAGCTCGCCGCGAACCGAATACAGCTCGAGGCCGACGGGGATCTTCTTCTGGCCGTGCAGCGCCGCCGAGAACG is a window from the Vicinamibacterales bacterium genome containing:
- a CDS encoding fused MFS/spermidine synthase, producing the protein MEQALPGRAHAAAAPQARHVAAAGTLVVPIFAAAMFLSGFLLFMVEPMAARMVLPILGGVPMVWNGCVVFFQIVMLAGYGYAFGTSRWVPLRRHVLVHGVLLLVPAAVLPFAIGSGTSAPPDGNPLAWLLLLLSATIGLPFFVLSTSASVFQHWLSRTDHPSARDPYFLYSASNLGCLLALASYPTVVEPVLTLHAQARLWAFGYAGFVALAAGCGAVAWWRMAPHAIAQRVEEPVRAAPPLSWPRRARWMALAFVPSSLMLAVTSYVSTDIAAVPLLWIVPLSLYLLTFSLAFGKRGAAADAIAARAVPLLVVPLALVMIAKLRAPLTAILLIHLGAFAAIALSCHASLAKDRPEASRLTEFYFWISFGGMLGGLFNTLAAPVLFNSIVEYPLVVAAACLLFRTREAAAWKGSAADVVLPLAVGGLTAGILIVGASKGAPLAVQLAALSLPAILTFAQRREAHRFGWCVAALMAASLAFDNAGERVLYATRTFFGVYRVSEDLQGRYHALAHGTTLHGLQALAPERRNEALTYFHRTGPFGQAWAALPRAARARDVAVVGLGVGTLASYATPAQRWTFFEIDPAIERIARTREQFTFLEACGARCPVVIGDARISLNRVPERSYDVLVLDAFSSDSIPIHLMTREAVALYLSRLVPDGLLVMHISNRHLTLGPIVARLAESHGLTALQQIDRGGARKPEGKSDSHWIVMARNPADLAPLAADPRWSPLTPRPGTPLWTDDFSNILSVLHAR
- a CDS encoding GNAT family protein, giving the protein MIHAQPVVLERGGIRLEPLTPDHRDALAAAAADGRLWELWYTAVPLPQDMGPYIDAALQAQAEGRMIAWVVRDAITGTVIGATRYHDIVPALDRVEIGYTWYAQSRQRSGVNTTCKLLLLTHAFETLGCKVVGLRTDGFNFRSQRAIEALGAKKDGVIRHFGIRKDGSARDSVMYSILATEWPDVRRHLELRLARHSG
- a CDS encoding sugar phosphate isomerase/epimerase translates to MSTRDLSRRAFLSMSAAAPFAFSAALHGQKKIPVGLELYSVRGELAKDLLGTVAAVGKMGYQVVEFYAPYMQWTPDRAKEVRKVLDDNGLKCPSTHNGVQSLTADGLQKAIELNQIIGSKYIIIASSPAKTADEWKAFAGQLSQASAQLKAAGMATGFHNHAIEWKPVDGQRPMDILAANTPGDVVLQFDVGTCLEAGADPIAWINAHPGRIKSAHCKDWAPDRGYNVAFGEGTAPWKPLLDALEKTGGVEYYLIEQETGAQQDGELPMVQRCLANWKKLGR